CGTGCTCTACCGCAACACGCGCAAGGGCATCACCATCGGCGATTGGGACGCCGGCTATCCCCATCCCATTCACGACATCGCCATCATCAACAACACCTTCTACGACAACGGCGACGGCGTCTGGGGCGGCGGTATCGAGGTGGCAGAGCCGTCCGTGCAGAATATCGTCATCCGTAACAACATCGTCAGCCAGAACGACTTCTTCACTATCCTGGCCGAGGGGGTGCCCGCCGCGGCCCTGACCGTGGATCACAACCTGATTGACGGCTTCCGCGGTCGGACCGGCGAGCTGCGCGGGGCCGATTACGTGGAAGGAGACCCGGCCTTCGTCAACGCGACCGGCGCAGATTTTCATTTACAGCCCACATCGCCGGCCATTGATCACGGCGCGGCGACCGCAGCCCCGGATCACGATTTCGACGCGGCCCCGCGGCCCAACAACGGGCTGTGGGACATCGGCGCCTACGAGTTCCAGGCCGCGCCGCAGCCGCCGGTTGCCAACTTCACGGCCAGCCCAACCGCGGGCGCCACGCCGCTGATGGTCAGCTTCAGCGACCTCTCCAGCGCCGCGCCGACCGCCTGGGCCTGGGATTTTGGCGACGGTGGAACCTCCACTCTGCAAAATCCGACCCATGAGTACACCGCGCCCGGCTACTATACCGTCAGCCTGACCGCGTTCAACGACCTGGGGCAGGACACCGAAACCAGGGTGGATTACATCGCGGCGCGGCCCATCGGCAGCGGCGAGGCGATCTTCACGGACGGCTTCGAGACCGCGCTGGATTGGGCTCGCAGCGGCAATACCACCTGGTACACCGGCTCACCCAAGAACGGCACGCACAGCGCGCGCCTGCGCGTCACCGGCAGCATCGAAAAGACGATCTCGACCGTGGGCTACCGCTTCATCTCCGTGGCCTTCGGCCTGGGCGCACACAGCCTGGACAACGACAGCGAGAATCTGCAGGCCCTCTGGTATGATGGCAGCGCCTGGGTCGTGCTGAAGCAGATCAACAACAGGGACCCGGAGGAGAACAACCTGCTCAACCCCTTCGAGCTCCAACTGCCGCAGGGCGCCGACAACAACCCGAATTTCGGCCTGCGCTTCAAGCTCAACGGCAGCGCGACCAACGACTACGGCTTCAGCGACGATGTGGTCGTGCGAGGCTTCGCCACCGGCCCGACGCCCACCAGCACGCCGACCGTCGCCGCAACGAACACCCCCACGCCCGCGCCGACCAGCACGCCGACCGTCGCCGCGACGAACACCCCCACCCCTGCGCCGACCAGCACGCCGACCGCCGCCGCGACGCCCACCCCCACGCCCGCGCCGACCAGCACCCCACCCCTGCGGCCGGGCTGCAGCGCATCTTTCTGGATGATTTCGAGGCCGGTTTCAGCGGATGGTACAAGGAGGGCAGCACCACCTGGTACAGCGGCGACCCCAGGATCGGCGCGTACAGCGTCCGCATGGCCGGCAACAACTGCTGGATGAACCGCACCGTTTCCACGGCCGGCTACCATGACATCGTGTACCGCGTCGCCCTGGGCGCGGCGTCCTACGAGGCCTCCGAACGGTTGATCGCCTACTGGTGGGATGGCGCGGCCTGGCAAAAGATCGAGACGATCAAGAATGGCGATCCGGAGGAGAACGGCGCGCTGCACCTCATGGAGTTCAGCCTGCCGGCCGGCGCGGCCAACCGCAGCGACTTCAAGCTGGCCTTCGGTCAATGGAGCGCAGACAGCAGCGACTTCGGCTACATTGACAACGTCGAGGTGCTGGGCATCGCGAATTGAATGAAGGACGAAGTATGACCGATCCAATCCCCATTTACACCATCGGCTATGGTGCGCGCAGTGTGGAGGCGCTGCTGGCGGTTCTGCAGACGTGGCAGATCGCCTTTGTGATTGACATTCGCTCCGCGCCCTACTCGCGTTTCAAGCCCGAATTCTCCAAAGAGTCGCTGGCGCGCGAAATCGAGCGGCGTCACATTCGTTATCTGTACATGGGAGATCTCCTCGGCGGCCGGCCCGCCGACCCCGCCTGCTACCGCGATGGCAAGGTGGATTACGACCTGGTCAAGCAGACGGCCGCCTACCAGGAGGGCATCGGTCGCCTCCGCCGTGCGTTTGCCCAACAGCGCCGCGTGGTGCTGCTGTGCAGCGAGGGGCGGCCCGAAGAGTGTCATCGCAGCAAGCTGATCGGCGAGTCTCTCACCAGCCTTGACATTCCGGTGATTCACCTGGATGAGAACGACCAGCCGCTGTCGCACGCGGCGGTCATCGCCCGCCTGACCGGCGGTCAACTGGGGTTGTTTGGCGCTCCCACATTTACGTCACGCAAACGCTACCAGGCGACCGATGATGATGATGATGACGAAGATGGCGACATGGATGAGAGTGACGATGGGGGCGGATATGATTGAAATCGTTACAATCGGTGTCTATGGCTTCGATGCCGACCATTTCTTTCAGGCCCTGCAAGCCGCCGGCGTCGAAGCGGTGTGCGACATTCGCCGACGCCGCGGGGTGCGGGGCGCGGCCTATGCCTTTGCCAACAGCCGGCGCCTGCAAGACCGGCTGGCCGCGCTGAATATCCGCTATCTGCACCGGCCTGACCTGGCGCCCAGTCACGCCTTGCGCCACGTGCAGGACGCCGCCGACGCGGCCGGCCGTGTCGCCAAGCGTCAACGGGCCGCGCTGGCGCCGGCGTTCAGTGCTCAGTATGAGCAGGAGTGCCTGGCTGGGCTGGACAGCGCTCAGCTCCTGGCCGATTTGAGCGCCTACGGTCATGTCATCGCCCTGCTGTGCGTGGAACAGGCGCCCCAGGCCTGCCATCGTTCCCTGCTGGCCGCCCACCTGACCGCCGCGCTGAGCAGCCCGGTCAGACATCTGAGGGTGAAGGATGAAGGGTGAACATGGAGAGCGGAGAGCGGTTGTGAAAGTTTTGATTGTGGCCAAGACGCGGATGGGCGGCGGGGCCTGCATTGGGGGGATTAGCTTCGAGGGGCAGAGCGTGCGCCTGGTGGCGGCCAATGCGGCCACGCATGAGGCAGCTGGCCTGGAGTATGGCGTCGGCGAGGTGTGGGAGGTGGATGCGGCTCCGGCGCCGCAACTGGTCCCGCCCCACGTCGAGAATCTGATCGTGCATGAGCGGCGACGCCTCGGCCCGATGACCGACCCCATTCCCTTCATCGAGCGTTTCCTGCCGCCGCGCGCCGGCGGGATCGAGGCGCTGTACGAGGGTTTGACCCAGACCACCGCGGCCGGCGTGCTCTTCATCACGGCGCGCACCGGCATCCCACCCTATAGCACCATGTTCTGGCGACCGGCCGAGCCATTGACGCGAGCCGACGACGCCAAGCGCATCCGCTATCGCTATCCCACGCCCGCGGGCGGCCACACCCTCACCTTCGTTGGTTTTCAAGAGCCTCTGCCCGAAATCCCGGCCGGCGCCATCGTGCGGGTCTCCCTGGCGCACTGGTGGCGGCCGGAGACCAGCCCGGACGTGGAGGAACGCTGTTTCGTGCAGCTTTCGGGCTGGTTCTTGCCAAGACAACGGGCCATCGTACCCGCGGCGCGCCCCTCGCCGGCGGTGACATCCCCGCAGCCTCCGCCTGGGCGTGAGTTGGCGGCCCAGCCGCCGGTTGTCACCGCACCAACCTCGCGACCCGCGGCGCCGGCGTTGACCGCCACCGGGCAGACGCCGCGGCGGCTGTTGAAAACCATCTTCGGCTACGACAGCTTTCGCCCCTTGCAGGATGACATCATCGGCAGCATGATGCGGCGCGAGGATACACTGGTCGTCATGCCCACCGGCGGCGGTAAGTCGCTCTGCTACCAACTGCCGGCCCTGCTCTTTGCCGGGCTGACCGTGGTGGTGTCGCCGCTGATTGCCCTGATGCAAGACCAGGTGGACCAGTTGCACGAGCTGGGGGTGCCGGCGGCCTTTCTCAACAGCACGCTGAACTACAGCGACTATGTGGCCACGACCGCGCAAGTCCGCCAGGGCGAAATCAAACTGCTGTATGTGGCGCCGGAGACGCTGCTGCGGCCAGAAACATTGGTTTTGCTCGATCAGTGCGCCATAGATTGCCTGACGATTGACGAAGCGCACTGCATCTCCTCGTGGGGGCACGACTTCCGGCCGGAGTACCGGCAACTCTTGTCAGTGCGTCGCC
The DNA window shown above is from Candidatus Amarolinea dominans and carries:
- a CDS encoding right-handed parallel beta-helix repeat-containing protein encodes the protein MKFHRSSSVSSSPLSFRLSFRFLFLCIMILSLLLPAAQAPLARASAFYYVATTGADSNPGTEALPWRTIQHAADTVSAGDTVYVRAGVYHEAVRITHSGAAGVFITFAAYPGETPVVDANGMSLANYFDGGFRVDYAGFVRISGFVVQNITDGFGIICYHADNCIIENNRTYNTLHSGLASWTSTNTVIQNNEVELANNNGEQEAISVTQSAYVQVLDNHVHHGGPGANGGEGIDIKDGSHDVLVKGNYVHDMNRLCLYVDAWDSPTYNITLDGNRSHNCFHHGIALASERGGELTNVTIINNVLYRNTRKGITIGDWDAGYPHPIHDIAIINNTFYDNGDGVWGGGIEVAEPSVQNIVIRNNIVSQNDFFTILAEGVPAAALTVDHNLIDGFRGRTGELRGADYVEGDPAFVNATGADFHLQPTSPAIDHGAATAAPDHDFDAAPRPNNGLWDIGAYEFQAAPQPPVANFTASPTAGATPLMVSFSDLSSAAPTAWAWDFGDGGTSTLQNPTHEYTAPGYYTVSLTAFNDLGQDTETRVDYIAARPIGSGEAIFTDGFETALDWARSGNTTWYTGSPKNGTHSARLRVTGSIEKTISTVGYRFISVAFGLGAHSLDNDSENLQALWYDGSAWVVLKQINNRDPEENNLLNPFELQLPQGADNNPNFGLRFKLNGSATNDYGFSDDVVVRGFATGPTPTSTPTVAATNTPTPAPTSTPTVAATNTPTPAPTSTPTAAATPTPTPAPTSTPPLRPGCSASFWMISRPVSADGTRRAAPPGTAATPGSARTASAWPATTAG
- a CDS encoding DUF488 domain-containing protein, whose amino-acid sequence is MTDPIPIYTIGYGARSVEALLAVLQTWQIAFVIDIRSAPYSRFKPEFSKESLAREIERRHIRYLYMGDLLGGRPADPACYRDGKVDYDLVKQTAAYQEGIGRLRRAFAQQRRVVLLCSEGRPEECHRSKLIGESLTSLDIPVIHLDENDQPLSHAAVIARLTGGQLGLFGAPTFTSRKRYQATDDDDDDEDGDMDESDDGGGYD
- a CDS encoding DUF488 domain-containing protein, producing MIEIVTIGVYGFDADHFFQALQAAGVEAVCDIRRRRGVRGAAYAFANSRRLQDRLAALNIRYLHRPDLAPSHALRHVQDAADAAGRVAKRQRAALAPAFSAQYEQECLAGLDSAQLLADLSAYGHVIALLCVEQAPQACHRSLLAAHLTAALSSPVRHLRVKDEG